A window from Lusitaniella coriacea LEGE 07157 encodes these proteins:
- the pgsA gene encoding CDP-diacylglycerol--glycerol-3-phosphate 3-phosphatidyltransferase, whose translation MNLPTWITFSRLLGVPFLLIFLYHPTPQSRWIALVIFLIAAGTDWLDGYLARKLNQVTDLGKFLDPLVDKLLVLAPFLALIELGQIPAWGVFLILAREFAIAGWRVNQPKITGANIWGKLKTVSQIIAISLLIAPLSESWQLAAMVAFWFAVALTLISGLLYVLPQQPEKVPSNAP comes from the coding sequence ATGAACTTACCCACTTGGATCACCTTTTCTCGGCTTCTCGGCGTTCCGTTTCTCCTGATTTTTTTGTACCATCCCACGCCCCAATCTCGCTGGATTGCGTTGGTAATTTTTCTGATTGCGGCGGGAACCGATTGGTTGGATGGTTATTTAGCGCGCAAATTAAATCAGGTTACGGATTTGGGAAAATTTCTCGATCCGTTGGTGGATAAGCTCTTGGTGTTAGCGCCTTTCTTGGCTTTAATTGAATTGGGTCAAATTCCCGCTTGGGGCGTTTTTCTCATTTTGGCACGAGAGTTCGCGATCGCGGGATGGCGCGTCAATCAACCCAAAATTACTGGGGCAAATATTTGGGGGAAATTGAAAACGGTGAGTCAAATTATTGCCATTTCCCTATTAATTGCCCCATTGTCGGAGTCTTGGCAACTCGCGGCGATGGTTGCATTTTGGTTTGCGGTTGCCCTGACTCTGATTTCGGGTCTACTTTAC
- the arsC gene encoding arsenate reductase, glutathione/glutaredoxin type, with amino-acid sequence MKKVMFVCKRNSCRSQMAEGFAKTLGKGQIEVVSSGLEASRVHPTAVEVMKEIGIDLSEQTSDPLSNFQAQDYDAVISMCGCGVNLPQEWVLQEIFEDWQLDDPDGQPLDTFRRVRDEIKERVNGLVKKLG; translated from the coding sequence GTGAAAAAAGTAATGTTTGTGTGTAAAAGAAATTCTTGTCGTTCCCAAATGGCAGAAGGATTTGCCAAAACCTTGGGAAAAGGACAAATCGAAGTAGTTAGTTCGGGACTCGAAGCGAGTCGGGTTCATCCCACCGCAGTGGAAGTGATGAAAGAGATTGGCATCGATCTTAGCGAGCAAACTTCCGATCCCCTCAGCAACTTTCAGGCTCAAGATTACGATGCGGTCATTTCTATGTGCGGTTGCGGCGTTAATTTGCCCCAGGAGTGGGTATTGCAGGAAATCTTTGAAGATTGGCAATTGGATGACCCCGACGGACAACCCTTGGACACCTTTCGCCGCGTTCGCGATGAAATTAAGGAACGGGTCAATGGGTTGGTGAAAAAATTGGGCTGA
- a CDS encoding MIP/aquaporin family protein, with translation MTIRKALRKPFLHCWQEALAEGISAFALVFAGTGAIIVNRVTDGALTHLGVSFVFGAVVAAMIYATGHISDAHINPAVTLGFWASGFFPGSKVLPYIVAQCTGAIAASTLLLLTFGFTANLGATLPLNGNWLQSLILETVLTFILMFVILGSGLDRRAPIGFAGLAIGLTVGLEAACMGPITGASMNPARSLGPALVGGIWQHHWVYWVAPIAGAQLAVMAYRHLSRGFRDIRE, from the coding sequence TTGACAATCAGAAAAGCACTGCGCAAACCCTTTCTTCACTGCTGGCAAGAGGCTCTTGCTGAGGGAATTAGCGCCTTTGCATTAGTTTTTGCGGGAACGGGTGCAATTATCGTCAACCGCGTGACTGATGGCGCGCTAACGCATCTTGGGGTGAGCTTTGTCTTTGGTGCAGTTGTGGCAGCGATGATTTATGCGACAGGACACATCAGCGACGCGCATATTAATCCAGCAGTGACTTTAGGATTTTGGGCGAGTGGCTTTTTTCCCGGATCAAAAGTACTTCCTTATATTGTCGCGCAATGCACGGGCGCGATCGCGGCATCAACACTTCTTCTCCTCACCTTCGGCTTCACCGCTAACTTAGGCGCAACGCTACCGTTGAATGGGAATTGGTTGCAATCGTTAATCCTGGAAACGGTTCTCACCTTTATCCTCATGTTTGTTATTTTAGGTTCCGGTTTAGATCGCCGCGCGCCCATCGGTTTTGCGGGGTTAGCTATTGGTTTAACCGTCGGACTCGAAGCCGCTTGTATGGGACCTATTACCGGAGCAAGTATGAACCCCGCGCGATCGCTAGGTCCCGCCTTAGTGGGGGGAATTTGGCAGCATCACTGGGTTTATTGGGTTGCACCCATCGCAGGCGCGCAACTGGCGGTGATGGCGTATCGTCATTTGTCTCGCGGATTTCGGGACATTAGAGAATGA
- a CDS encoding PstS family phosphate ABC transporter substrate-binding protein, whose product MNLANQNPFKPLISLSLGLGIPALLASCAQVQSQQPASITIDGSSTVYPITEAVAEQFQSTQKNTPNITVDFSGTGGGFEKFCAGKTDISNASRPIKTEEIEACRAAGVRYIELPIAFDALTVVANLNNDWLESITVEELKTIWQASAEGKITRWNQVREDFPDRPLNLFGPGSDSGTFDYFTEAILDESGTSRGDYVTSEDDEILVRGVSQDPNALGYFGFAYYEQHQDQLKAVAIDSGKGTVLPSRETVEKAKYQPLARPLFIYVNSASAQDNDALKDFIDFYLDRAPEIVGDVGYIPLPQDAYRINFVRFNKGEVGTVFEGKSQFDLTISELLQKQREF is encoded by the coding sequence ATGAACCTAGCGAATCAAAACCCGTTCAAACCTTTAATCTCTCTCTCTTTGGGGTTGGGCATTCCTGCATTATTAGCCTCCTGCGCTCAAGTTCAATCCCAACAACCCGCATCAATTACAATTGATGGATCGAGTACGGTTTATCCCATTACCGAAGCCGTTGCCGAACAGTTCCAATCCACTCAAAAAAATACCCCAAACATCACAGTTGATTTTTCCGGTACCGGAGGGGGTTTCGAGAAGTTCTGCGCCGGGAAAACAGATATCAGTAATGCTTCGCGTCCCATTAAAACCGAAGAAATCGAAGCCTGTCGCGCTGCGGGAGTGCGCTATATCGAACTTCCCATCGCCTTCGACGCACTCACCGTAGTCGCAAATTTAAATAATGATTGGTTAGAAAGTATAACCGTTGAAGAATTAAAAACCATTTGGCAAGCTTCAGCAGAAGGTAAAATTACTCGTTGGAATCAGGTACGCGAAGACTTTCCCGACCGACCCCTCAATCTTTTTGGGCCGGGTTCTGATTCTGGAACCTTTGACTACTTCACCGAAGCAATTCTCGATGAATCTGGGACGAGTCGGGGGGATTATGTGACCAGCGAAGATGACGAAATTTTAGTACGCGGGGTAAGTCAAGATCCCAATGCTTTGGGTTACTTTGGTTTTGCTTATTACGAACAACATCAAGACCAATTGAAAGCAGTGGCAATTGACAGTGGAAAGGGAACAGTACTGCCTTCCCGCGAAACGGTAGAAAAAGCAAAGTATCAACCCCTGGCGCGTCCTCTCTTTATTTATGTCAATTCGGCTTCCGCACAGGACAATGACGCTTTAAAAGATTTCATCGATTTTTACCTCGATCGCGCGCCGGAGATTGTCGGTGATGTGGGTTATATTCCTTTACCCCAAGACGCTTATCGCATCAATTTCGTTCGGTTCAATAAGGGGGAAGTGGGAACGGTATTTGAGGGAAAATCGCAATTCGATCTCACCATTTCCGAGTTATTGCAAAAGCAAAGAGAATTTTAG
- a CDS encoding ArsR/SmtB family transcription factor, protein MQITSPLDSTVILAGFHALSDPLRLQVLGLLHTQELCVCELCEVMEVSQSKLSFHLKTLKDAGLVCSRQEGRWIYYRLNLPQMVVLEEYLAQYRQTGVMFPARPCQK, encoded by the coding sequence ATGCAAATTACTTCGCCTCTCGATTCAACAGTAATTCTCGCGGGTTTTCATGCCCTTTCCGATCCTTTGCGCCTGCAAGTGTTGGGGTTACTCCACACTCAGGAATTGTGCGTGTGCGAACTTTGCGAAGTGATGGAAGTGAGTCAATCCAAGCTATCCTTTCACCTCAAAACTCTCAAAGACGCTGGATTGGTTTGTTCTCGTCAGGAAGGACGGTGGATTTACTATCGCCTCAATTTGCCTCAAATGGTTGTTCTCGAAGAGTATTTGGCGCAATATCGTCAAACTGGGGTGATGTTTCCCGCACGTCCCTGCCAAAAGTAA
- a CDS encoding branched-chain amino acid transaminase, which yields MQNFLPIAYFQNQFVPFAEAKISIATHALHYGTGAFGGLRGIRDPQSANNILLFRLDRHCQRLSNSAKFLHYDLPADKIQSVIVDFIKKNKPEKSFYIRPFVYTSDLGIAPRLHKIEKDFFVYGLELGDYLSPEGVNCRISSWHRQEDRSFPLRGKISGAYITSSLAKTEAVESGFDEAILLNSQGKVCEASGMNIFVVRDGKIITPGFDQDILEGITRDSIITLAKASGLEVVERAVDKSELLIADEVFLSGTAAKITPVKRIENYALPVEKPITEKLRDKLSAITENRDSNYKHWVYEVPLA from the coding sequence ATGCAAAACTTTCTCCCCATCGCCTACTTTCAAAACCAATTTGTTCCTTTTGCTGAAGCCAAAATTTCTATTGCAACCCATGCTTTGCACTACGGAACTGGTGCGTTCGGAGGACTTAGAGGCATTCGCGATCCTCAAAGCGCTAACAATATTTTATTATTTCGCCTCGACCGCCACTGTCAGCGATTGAGCAACAGTGCAAAGTTTCTTCACTACGATTTGCCTGCTGATAAAATCCAAAGCGTTATTGTCGATTTTATTAAAAAAAATAAGCCCGAGAAATCATTTTACATTCGCCCTTTTGTTTACACTTCGGACTTAGGAATCGCGCCGAGATTGCATAAAATTGAAAAAGACTTCTTTGTGTACGGTTTGGAGTTAGGAGACTATTTATCTCCAGAAGGCGTAAACTGTCGGATCAGCTCCTGGCATCGCCAAGAAGACCGCAGTTTTCCGCTTCGAGGCAAAATTAGCGGCGCGTATATCACTTCTTCTCTCGCAAAGACAGAAGCTGTTGAGTCGGGGTTTGATGAAGCAATATTACTCAATTCTCAGGGGAAAGTTTGCGAAGCGTCGGGAATGAATATTTTTGTGGTTCGCGATGGCAAGATTATTACTCCTGGTTTCGATCAGGATATCCTTGAAGGGATTACACGAGATAGTATTATTACCTTGGCAAAAGCATCAGGACTTGAAGTAGTTGAAAGGGCAGTTGATAAGTCTGAATTGCTCATTGCCGATGAAGTCTTTTTAAGTGGGACGGCGGCAAAAATAACTCCGGTTAAACGAATTGAAAACTATGCGCTTCCTGTTGAAAAACCAATTACTGAAAAGCTTCGCGATAAGCTCAGTGCAATTACGGAGAATCGCGATTCCAATTACAAACACTGGGTCTACGAAGTTCCTCTTGCGTAA